The following nucleotide sequence is from Acidimicrobiales bacterium.
ACCCGGCGCATGCCCGGGAGCGGTTTCAGGAGGCCCACGACATCATCAAGCGGGCGTGGACCGAGCCTGGCCCGTTCGAGTTCATCGGCAAGCACTACAAGCTTCGCTACGTCAACAGCTGGCCCCGCCCCGTCCAGCAGCCTCATCCGGAGATCTGGGTCCCTGGCGTCGGGTCACTCGAGACGATCGAGTTCGTCGCCCGCAACCGCTACGCCTATATGGGTATCCCGTACTTCCACATCGACGTGTTCGAGCGCATGTTCAAGATGATGCGGGAGGCCTGTCAGCGAGAAGGCTACGAGGTCGACCCGCTCCAGCTGGGCTGGCTCGTCCCCATCTTCGTGGCCGAGACCGACGCCGAGGCCCGCCGTCAGTACGAGGAGCACTTCTGGTACTTCGTGCGCCGCCTCCTGCCGGGCATCAACATCTCCCCGCCGGGCTACACCTCGATCCGCTCGTACGAGAACATCCTCAAGGGAGCCAAGACCTTCGCCCTCAACTTGAAGACCTGGGACGAGGTGCAGGCGGGGCAGTACGCCATCGTGGGGTCACCCGACACGGTGACCGAACGGCTCACCGAGAATCTCCGTCGCCTCGGACCCGGCAACCTGCTCGGTCTGTTCCAGCTCGGAACGCTTCCGGCCGATGCGACACGGCGCAGCCTCGAGCTGTTCGGCACCGAGGTCATGCCGAAGCTGCGGGCCACCTTCCCGGCCGGCCAGCCCGTGCTCGGCGCGCCGGCGGCGGTGGCCTGATGGGAGCCAGCCTCGTCGACGAGCGGCTCGTGACCGAGATTGGAGCCGTGCAGATCTTTCGAGGGGGAACCGGCGATCCAGTCGTCTATCTCCACTCGGCCATGGGAGAGGGGGCGGGGACGCTGTTCCTCGAAGACCTGGCCGAGGAGCGTGCGGTGGTGGCGCCCGTCTTTCCCGGCTTCGGCGCCTCCGAAGGCATCGAGAGCATCGAGGACATGGAGGACGCCGTGTTCCACCTCCTCGACGTGTTCGACCGCCTGGGCCTGTCGTCGCCCGCGGTGGTGGGCCTGTCGCTCGGGGGCTGGATGGCGGCCGAGCTCGCCGTGCGCTACCCCGACCGGGTCGGCCGCCTCGTGCTGGTGAACCCCGCCGGACTCTACCTACCCGGCGCCGAGATCAAGGAGCTCTTCGGCCGGCCCCTGCGCGAGCTGGCCCAGGACATGTTCGCCGACCAGAGCCATCCCATGGCCCAGATGATGAGCCAGCTGGACATCATGGCGGCCAGCGAGGTCGAGATCCCCTTCGAGGTCCTGCGTCCACTGCTCCAGTCCATGGCCGCCACGGCCAAGTTGGCCTGGGATCCCTACCTGCACGACCCCAAGCTGGCCCGCCGGCTCCACCGCGTCAGCTCGCCCACGCTCATCGTGCGCGGGGCGCAGGACACGCTCGTGCCCAGGGCGCACGCCGAGGCCTATGCCAGCGGGATCTCCCGGGCTCGACTGGTGGAGGTCGACGACGCGGCACACCTGTTGCCCCTGGAGAAGCCCGACGAGCTGGTCGGGCTTCTCCGCGCCCACCTCGCTGCGTAGCTACGTCGCCTGTCGGCTAGTCGCGTGCCCGCATCACGGCGAGGACCACGAGCCCGACCGCGACGGCCATGAATCCGGCGGCGAAGGAGATGGTCGACGCCTTGGTGAGCTTCTCGGTGACGCCCTGGAACGCCTCGTAGGAGAGAATCGAGTAGGCGAACCCCACGATCAGGAAGCCGGCAGCGGCGAGAAACAGACCAGGAGCGATGCTCGGCCGGTGCCGGTGGCTCGCTGGTGCCGCCGTCGCCAGCACCGGCTGGGTCTGGGGTCCAGGAGGTCCGCTGGGGCCGCCTGGACCGCTCGGCCGGCTCGGTCCGCTCAGCCCGCCTGGTCCGCCTGGTCCGCCTGGTCCGCCTGGTCCGTCGTGTCTACGGTGGCGAGGTGAGGCGTCACGGGCAGCCGGCCCACCCCGGTGACGGAAGGCCCATTTTCATATAACGTATGGCTTTCGGCTCGGGGAGGGCGCAT
It contains:
- a CDS encoding LLM class flavin-dependent oxidoreductase; translated protein: MSEGVREMRFFSFHLMPYPGLPDDYDGPAWVTCPNSLFDPGVGTQIYNRYLDELILAEELGFDGVCVNEHHQNAYGLMPSPNLMASILARQTSRVRIAVVGNALPLYDPPTRVAEEFAMIDCISGGRLIAGMVVGGGPEYYSSSINPAHARERFQEAHDIIKRAWTEPGPFEFIGKHYKLRYVNSWPRPVQQPHPEIWVPGVGSLETIEFVARNRYAYMGIPYFHIDVFERMFKMMREACQREGYEVDPLQLGWLVPIFVAETDAEARRQYEEHFWYFVRRLLPGINISPPGYTSIRSYENILKGAKTFALNLKTWDEVQAGQYAIVGSPDTVTERLTENLRRLGPGNLLGLFQLGTLPADATRRSLELFGTEVMPKLRATFPAGQPVLGAPAAVA
- a CDS encoding alpha/beta fold hydrolase, encoding MGASLVDERLVTEIGAVQIFRGGTGDPVVYLHSAMGEGAGTLFLEDLAEERAVVAPVFPGFGASEGIESIEDMEDAVFHLLDVFDRLGLSSPAVVGLSLGGWMAAELAVRYPDRVGRLVLVNPAGLYLPGAEIKELFGRPLRELAQDMFADQSHPMAQMMSQLDIMAASEVEIPFEVLRPLLQSMAATAKLAWDPYLHDPKLARRLHRVSSPTLIVRGAQDTLVPRAHAEAYASGISRARLVEVDDAAHLLPLEKPDELVGLLRAHLAA